In Candidatus Nezhaarchaeota archaeon, the sequence TTCCTCTTGACTGCGTCTATGAAGTCTTCAGTTGTCAGAACTGCCTTCACGGGCCCCTCACATACTCTAGCTACATCCTGAGTCACCATCCCATCCTCTATAGTGAACTTCGTGGCCTCTTCAAGCGTCTCTGCGAACTTGACCAGATCGCTTATACCGTCGAGCTCACCTCTCCTCCTCAGGGCTCTGGACCAAGTGAATATTATCGCTGTGGGGTTCGTGGAGGTCTTCTCGCCCTTAAGGTACCGATAGTAGTGTCTTTGAACTGTGCCGTGAGCTGCCTCAGACATGTAGTAGCCCTCGGGGGACATGAGCTCCGACGTCATTAATGCGAGGGAGCCCGAGAAGGCTGATGCAACCATGTCGGAGATGACGTCTCCATCGTAGTTCTTCGTTGCCCAAACGAAGCCTCCCTCGGATCTCATTGCTCTAGAGTAGGCATCGTCTATTAGGTAATACTCGTACTTTAACCCCCTCCTCTCGAACCCCTCCTTGAACTCACCTTCGTACACCTTATAGAATATCTCCTTGAACCTAGCATCGTAGACCTTCGATATCGTCTCCTTAGCTGCAAACCACACGTCTAAGCTATTGAGTAGGGCGTACTTGAAGACCGACCTTGCAAAGGACTCTATCGACTTATCCAGGTTGTAGTATGCCTGTAGAACCCCAGAGCCTACGAGCTTGGGCAACTTCAGCTTAACCTCCTTGCCCGACTTCGACCTATATACTAATTCAACTTCGCCCGGCTCATCGAACTTCAACCCTACGCCTGAGTAGATGTCTCCAAACGCATGTCGAGCAACGACTATTGGCTTACTCCAGAACCTAACTGCTGGCGTAATGTTCTTGACTAGAATGGGAGCTCTAAATATCGTTCCATCCAAGATCTCCCTTATGGTCGCATTTGGGCTCCTCCACTCCTTCTTCAAGTTGTACTCCTTCACCCTTTCAGCGTTAGGCGTTATCGTGGCGCACTTAGCTCCAACGCCCCACCTCTTTATGGCTTCAGCAGCTCTTATCGTCACCTCATCATTCGTCTCGTCTCTAACCTTTATGCCTAAGTCGTAGTACTCGACCTTAAGCTCCACGTATGGCTCAATAAGCCTCTCCTTAACCCAGTGCCACATGACCCTAGTCATTTCATCTCCATCTATCTCGACTATAGGGTTCAACATTGATATCTTCTTCATGCTCGACACCTCAAATGAAATTTAAGAAAGGAGGTTATAAAGCTGGTCACTCAACTGTCTTTAGACGAACTCTAAGTGTGTAGTTAAAAAATGCTTGAGGAGGATAATTTAGGGTATTCTTGACGCGATGAATAGTTCAAGTCAAGGACAACATAACATATATATTATGAACTTAAAGTTGCAGTAGCGGGGTTTAGGAAGCTTGTCTGTCATCGAGATGTTCTGTTATCAATGTGAGCAGACAGCTGGTGGGAAGGGTTGCACAAAAGTTGGAGTTTGTGGTAAGAATCATGAGGTTGCAGCTTTGCAGGATTTGCTCGTTTACTTACTTAGAGGTCTTTCACAGGTAGCTATTGAGGCTAGGAAAGCTAGTGTTCACGATGAGAATGTAGATTTCTTCATATGCGAGGCTTTGTTTAGCACAAAGACTAACGTTAATTTTGATCCTGAGAGGATAATTGGCTACATCAATAAAGCCGCAGTTTTGAGGAATGAGATGAAAAGAAAGGTTAGGAAGGTTGGAGGTAATGCTGATTTACCTGGACCTGCAAGCCTTGAGATAGCTAAATCACGTGAAGAGCTCTTAAAGCAAGCTAAACAGTATGCAGTAAGGGCTCCACCGGAGGGCGGCTTAGAAGCAGATCTCTTTGGTCTTCAAAGCCTGATAACCATAGCTGTCAAGGGTATAGCTGCCTACACATATCATGCATATCGTTTAGGCAAGAAAGATGATAGGATCTTTAAGTTCATTGAGGAGGCGCTTATAGCGTCCTTAAATGAGAAGCTTGGATTAGAAGATTACCTGAAGCTAGCGTTAAAGTGTGGAGAAATAAACCTTTTGACGATGGAGCTCTTAGATGCTGCCAACACAGAGGCATATGGTCATCCAGTGCCCACAGACGTCCCTTTAGGTGTAAAGAAGGGTAAAGCAATACTGGTCTCAGGTCACGACCTCAAAGACTTGGAGGACCTCTTGAAGCAAACTCAAGGCATGGGTATATACGTCTACACGCATGGAGAGATGCTTCCGGCACATGGCTACCCTAAGCTTAAAGCTTATCCACAGCTGTATGGACATTATGGAACCTCCTGGACAAATCAACGCAAAGAGTTCGCTAATTTTCCAGGCGCTATACTCATAACTACAAACTGCCTTCAAATACCTCTTGAAAGCTACAGAGATAGAATCTTCACAACAGGCCCTGTTGGAGCTCCTGGAGTAACTCACATCTCCAATGGTGACTTCACCCCCGTGATCAAGAAAGCTCTTGAGCTGCCAGGTTTTCAAGAGGATGTGCCGGGCAAGATCATTAAGGTAGGCTTTGCAAGGAATGCTGTAATATCCATTCTAGACAAGATTGTGAGGCTCATCAGGGAGGGGAAGATATCCTATGTATTCCTTGTTGGCGGCTGTGATGGAGCAAGACCTGAAAGAAACTACTATACAAAGTTTGTCGGGATGTTGCCGAAGGACACCATGATCCTGACCTTAGCTTGTGGCAAGTTTAAGTTCTTTGACAAAGACTTGGGGGAGATAGAAGGAATACCACGACTACTTGATGCTGGACAATGTAATGATGCGTACTCAGCCATAAAGATTGCTCAAGCTCTAGCTCAAGCACTTAAGGTAGACGTAAATGAGCTGCCACTCTCGCTGGTGCTATCATGGTATGAGCAGAAAGCTGTAGCCATACTACTATCGCTATTGTACCTTGGCATTAGAAACATCCGTCTTGGACCTACCCTACCTGCATTCATAACGCCAAACATCATGAGGGTTCTTGCAGATAAATACAACGTCATGCCAATTAAAACTCCAGAAGAAGACTTAAAGAGCATTTTGAAGCAGACACGATAACAATTTAACCTTAGGTAGCTGGTGGCATTAAGTGAGCTTTAAGCCATTTGAAGGCAACAAATGCTGAGCTTCTATTAGGGAAAGCTCTACGATGAGGACACATTTTAGGCTCTTAAGCTATTGAATTGATGAGCCAGGAGTGGCGCTTACCGCACTGTGACCTGACACCTTAAGTTAACTTCAAATAACTTGTTATTTAGGGCGTTAAATTATGCGTGGAGGACTTGGTACATCTGTATCCATGCGAGAGCTGATAGGACTTGAACTGTTGTGGTGATGGAAGATATCTTTAGCCATGACCTCCAGCTAACATAAACCCCTCTCCTCTCAGCTATTGACACAGCAACTATGTTAGCCGTGGAGCCTATGGGCGTGTAGTTTCCACCAAGAACTCCCCCTGCAAGTAGGGCGAAGTATATGATCTCAGTGCTCAGCCCCGTCGTGTACATTAGGATTGCCATGGGTGTAAACGCTACAATCACTGAAAGGTTATCGAGAACAGCACTTAAGTACGTTGAGCTGATCAGCATGATTGGTAGTATGAGCCAAGCAAAGTGGGAGAAGACGTAGGCAATCTTCACCATAGCTCCACAGTACAATAACGAGTAACCGAGTATGAATAGACCTA encodes:
- a CDS encoding NADP-dependent isocitrate dehydrogenase is translated as MKKISMLNPIVEIDGDEMTRVMWHWVKERLIEPYVELKVEYYDLGIKVRDETNDEVTIRAAEAIKRWGVGAKCATITPNAERVKEYNLKKEWRSPNATIREILDGTIFRAPILVKNITPAVRFWSKPIVVARHAFGDIYSGVGLKFDEPGEVELVYRSKSGKEVKLKLPKLVGSGVLQAYYNLDKSIESFARSVFKYALLNSLDVWFAAKETISKVYDARFKEIFYKVYEGEFKEGFERRGLKYEYYLIDDAYSRAMRSEGGFVWATKNYDGDVISDMVASAFSGSLALMTSELMSPEGYYMSEAAHGTVQRHYYRYLKGEKTSTNPTAIIFTWSRALRRRGELDGISDLVKFAETLEEATKFTIEDGMVTQDVARVCEGPVKAVLTTEDFIDAVKRNLEKLISSRL
- the hcp gene encoding hydroxylamine reductase: MFCYQCEQTAGGKGCTKVGVCGKNHEVAALQDLLVYLLRGLSQVAIEARKASVHDENVDFFICEALFSTKTNVNFDPERIIGYINKAAVLRNEMKRKVRKVGGNADLPGPASLEIAKSREELLKQAKQYAVRAPPEGGLEADLFGLQSLITIAVKGIAAYTYHAYRLGKKDDRIFKFIEEALIASLNEKLGLEDYLKLALKCGEINLLTMELLDAANTEAYGHPVPTDVPLGVKKGKAILVSGHDLKDLEDLLKQTQGMGIYVYTHGEMLPAHGYPKLKAYPQLYGHYGTSWTNQRKEFANFPGAILITTNCLQIPLESYRDRIFTTGPVGAPGVTHISNGDFTPVIKKALELPGFQEDVPGKIIKVGFARNAVISILDKIVRLIREGKISYVFLVGGCDGARPERNYYTKFVGMLPKDTMILTLACGKFKFFDKDLGEIEGIPRLLDAGQCNDAYSAIKIAQALAQALKVDVNELPLSLVLSWYEQKAVAILLSLLYLGIRNIRLGPTLPAFITPNIMRVLADKYNVMPIKTPEEDLKSILKQTR